TCTCAGTTATGTTAGAGTAAAAGTTTGGTGTCCTCTTATTGCAGTTATCCTTTGGCAGTCCGTTGCTTAAGGAAAAGTAACATATAGGTTCTGGGATACACAAATGCAATATTGCAAAACACCCCCATGTACAAGGCAATGCAACAGGGTTTCATAGAGAACATTgatagatcacacacacacttttttatgTCTTTATATACACTTAAATATAGGTCAGTTATTATTGCCGATCAAAGTTGAAAAAGCTGGCATGTGTAGTTTACTCAGATATAAGCATGAAACTACACATTTCATCAATACTGGTCACATAATTATGGTTGACCATAATTATGTGACCAGTTCCTAGCTAAAGCCTCTGTCCCATCTGTACAAGCATCAGTCAAACACAATTGTCCTGAAAATACTCATCGAGTCCTTCATATATTTTTGTGCTGAAAGACAATTGACTGTACATTTTCTGGTATGACTGCATATATGCAACAGTAGCATTAGGCTGAACTTGAGTTGTGCTCCCCCAGATGTGTACTATTACCTGCGGGACCCTCCTCCAGGCTTCCTTCCCAGACTGGGAACCATCACCACAGTGGGCATGCTGGGAATGATCCTGGCCCGCAAAGGTAGCACCGCATACACCTAGGCTCAACTCTAGAAGCTATCGTTGCTGAATAAACAAATTCAATCGATCTGTTTAATATAGataattttgtttttattatttagaattgCACTATTTAGTATTACCCTCTTTTGGGGAATTTAGGATTGGAATAGGTTTGCAAAAGCTACCTCCCTAGCTGGcccataatataatatataggctgAAATGAATATACTATAGGGGTTATGGGATTGAACCCCCATTTGGAACATTAATCCAAAGACATGTGTGATTAAAAATAGACAaaaataatgttgttttttttgtcattttgaaGTAAGGTTTTTGCTTAAAAATTACAATTTTATTCATGATAACATGTTGAAGCATAGTCACGTTGCTTAGCCTGGTCTTAATAACCACATCATTGTTGGATACGTCTTTACATGACCACCCATTCAAAATCTTTTTGACCTTTTTCAGTGGGTGTTTTCTAGTCTGAACAAATCCTTCCCAGGGACTGCCCCAAATGCAGTTTGCAATTTCTTGCAGTTTGCATGCAGATTGCCTATTTTCATCCGAACATGTTCTTCCATGGCTGCAGATCAGATTaatagattttttaaatattttggtGTCTCATGATTTGATTCTGAATCTTGCACAATTCATTTTTAAATCAACTGTTGTTTAAAAACAATTCAGAAATCAATTCTAGATGCAGTATATAGGTTTGCTAATTTCCAGATCAACCCCAGTCCGCTACGTGCAAAGAAAAGAGGTTCTCATTTtcgaaatatatttttttatgtgattGCCAAAGGCAATCCTATCCTAACTTAAAACTTAAAAACGATTTTAAGTAGCTGTGAATTGATTCAGAATTACAGAAGATATGAATTAAGACTCTTTTCCCCCTGCCCGTATTAATATTCAGGAAACATACACACGAAGCATACACGTGCTATAATAGACGACCCCAATGTTTTTTTCTAATGCGAGTCCTTCGCCGTACTTGACTTCCCCGTGTTCCACCGCTGCAGCGATCGGCCCCCCAGCGCTACGTTGACGAGCTGATCTCTCTATGCCTCACcgcctctcaccaccaccaacctccctcctttcccccccccccccgtgcttcCTCTCTTGCTGCAGGCTCTCGTTTCAAGAGGTTAGCGGTTCCCCTGGGCATGATGGGCGCCGGGGCGGCCGTGTGCTACCCGGCCCAAACCGTGGCCCTGCTCAAGGTAAGCCGACGCCCGTGGCCAAGCTCCTCATCGATATTCCAGTCAGTGGACCACATTCCCCATCCAttgctctcttccccccccccccaggtgagcagCAGGAAGGTGTACGCTGCGGGCATGTGGAGCAGTGCGTCCGTCTCCGCCCTGTTCGCCTCCAAGCCCAAGGAGGCGGTCGCAGATACGGTGGTGGCCTCGGCGCCACAGCTACAGGCAAGCCCAAAGAGAGCGGCCTTGTGCCGGCGGGGTGTCAGTCTTGAGCGCCGTGTTTTGGTTACTGCCGCGATGAAACGGTTGGAAGCAGAATGCGGTGTTAAAAAAATCCTGAAGTTATTTTAATCCTAAAGTGATGTCGAAACTAGATCCACGTTTGGATTGACTGGAGTTATACAATTCTATTTAGATGAGACTTGGTATGCAATGACTTTCCAAAGACGACTGTTTAAAGACAATTAGCGTTGATTTAAATATGTAATCCGTGGGTAGTTTTTTTCCCAATTGTAACACTTTTCCCCCTTCTCTACCGACAGTCGGACGCAGGGCCAGCCCTGGGCGCTCCGCTAGCAGAAGAGCCCCCCGCGTCCGATGCTTCGTCCTCCATCTCTGACAAGGCTCCGCCCACCCCCTCAGAGAGCGCCCCGACACCTGGCGCCACGTCGGCTGAGCCCGagccccggcccccctcccctgtgTCGGAGGAGGCCCCGCCCACGGCCCCTCAGGGGGCCCCCGCAGGTAGTCAagacgacgtgtgtgtgtgtgtgtgggtgtgtgtgtgtgtgtgtgtgtgtgtgtgtgtgtttctaaaaaTGATGTAACCGGTGTGTTTCGTTCCTGTATCCAGAGGCGGGAGCAGAGTCTGATGCAGTCGAGACGAGTACTGTTGGTGAAGAACCCATCGTTCTCGAGCAACCAGCTCTTCTAGAGGAGCCTGTGGCTGTGCAAGAAGAACCCCTCGTTGTAGAAGAACCTGCTGTTCTAGAAGTACCGATCGTTGTAGAAGAACCCGCTGTTGTAGAGGAACCGATCGTTACAGAAGAACCCGCTGTTGTAGAGGAACCGATCGTTACAGAAGAACCCGCTGTTGTAGAGGAACCAATCGTTACAGAAGAACCTTTAGTACTACAGGAACCTGCTACTCAAGAAGAACCCATCATTAAAGAAGAACCAGCTCTTCTAGAGGAACCGATCTGTATAGAAGAACCTGCCGTACTACAGGAACCTGCTGTTCTCGAAGGACCCATCGTTATAGAAGAACCCATCGTTCTAGAAGAACCCATCGTTATAGAGGAACCAGCAGTTGTATCGGAAGCCCTCGTTCAAGAAGAACCCATCGTTCTAGAAGAACCCATCGTTCTAGAAGAACCTGCAGTGTTACAGGAACCTGCTGTTCCAGAAGAACCAATCGTTCCGGCGGAACCCATCGTTCTAGAGGAGCTTGCTGTTTTGGAGATCGTTAAGGACGCTGCAGGTATTTCATGCTCCTCCTTCCCCATTACCTTGCATCACTTGGTAGACATGCTAATACACTTGGTAGACATGCTAATACAAGGGGAACTTCCATGAGCCCTAATGTTATTCATGCCCCTGCTTGTTGTAGTCATTGTTTTAGAGTCGATTCTTAAGAATacacaaattacatttgtcGTCTTATTTGCTTAAGAATTGTATCCCTCCCTAATATTAATAATGTTCAAATTAGAGACTCTTTGGCTCGCTGCTTAGTTATGCCTTCGTCAATGCTTGGATTTCAAGTATTCAAGTATTTAATATCGGGAACTGTAACTCACCATTCCATTCGTTCAAGAGTTGAAAGCATCTTAAGCAAGCAAGACTACAGGGCGATGTGTAGTCTTGGCCAAGGCGCCATCACTCCCCATTAAGCTTCACTACACGAACCCCTCGCTCTGATCCAGAGGACTGCCTCTCCAGCTCACCTCTGCTCGTTGCTCCTCCATGTTTCTCCTCCACAGAGACGCCTGGAGACTCGGCACCTGAGGCAGAGAGACCCCCTGGAACCCCCCCCACAGGTAcagcctggacacacacacgcacgcacacacaccccccatcaCAGATACAATGCACACACtttcacgcacacgcatacaaaagACCTCCCCCGCATGTACAACACGCATACTTGaacgcacacaccgacaccgacacccCCATaggtaaaacacaaacacttacccggacacatgcgcacgcacacacacacacacacacacacacacacacacacacacacacacacacacacacacacacacacacctacagatacattaacacacatacttacacggacacacacgcactccacaGATACAACACACATacttaaacaaacacacggacacacacacaaacgcagccCTACAGTTACAactcacacacttgcacgcatacacacagacacatacgcatacacacacgcacacacacgcacaccctccaggtaccacacacactcccctacagacacacacacacgcacacacacccctacatgTTCAACTCCCACACGGACATATACACCCCTACAGTGACAACACACATACTtgctcgcacgcacacatgcgcaaacaccccccccacccccccctcacaggtataacacacacacttttacgcacacacagacacacacacaactcccactggtaccacacgcacacatactgtacatgcacAACTCTACAGACGTGTTAGGGCTTCAAAGGCCACCACAACTTAGGCGGACTCCACCCACCACCAATCTTGCGCCAGGGGTTTCCTGTGGTTCTTCgtttctttctctgtttttctttctctttccttctttctccccTCACTAGATAAAGCTAGTTAAGATAATGGTAATGGTAACAACGGCTAGTGGTGGTGCATTACTGCTAGAATCCATGCAATGTACCTTTGATTACCCCTGGGTGGTCATCTGTAAATACGTATTCTACAACATCGATGTACTTATTAAGACCAGGCTGAGCAACGTGTCGATGCTATATATGTCTTGCTATTATTTTCCCATAGTTTGACGCATTTCTTCtcttggccagcagggggctctGGTTTCAAGGCAAACCCCGCTCTGATGGACTTCGGCCAGTCGAGCCCAGAGGATGAAGACCTGTACAGCACTCGTACCTGAGCCCagtgtatacacacacgcatacacacacacacagtattcctCAGTACTACACTGTACAATCAGTACAGTACACTATCGCTGTACTCTAATAGAGTATAATTCAGTAGTATACTATACTATCAGAGTATAGCCCAGTATCATACTGTCTTATCAGAGTAATAGCTCAGTGGCAAACTGTATCATCAGAGTAATGCTCAGTAATATAGTGTGCTATCAGAGTATACCTCTGTTTGAGGCTGTACTTTCAGACTGAAGCTCTGATAGTGTACAAGCAGGGCATACATCACCATACACAGCACTGCTGCAGTGCCATCTCGAAGTGAATTCACTCAGACTCGACATGTGTATTTGATcctcttcatcactccacaGATTCAATCTGTGTTGAACGGCAGGGAGAACATTTTACTTGGTTTGTCATTACTTCTAAAGCTCAATGCAAATATTTTCTAACCAAAAATTCAGAAAAGTAAAATTGCGTTCCAGGTTGTTCATTGAGTGTATGAATCGcatagatacacacaaaaaagaggAAAACGCAACACAGGtaaagatagacacacacaatcagtttCTTCATGTTTTGTGattgttttttctttattacacaagtgattgtattttttttgttcatgGTACAGCTGGAACACTTTCAAATACTTTGTGCTTTAAATGGTGATTCAacctgtttgttttgttcaatTGCACTGCCACCCTGCGACACATGGTGGCACTGTTGAGTCAGATTGTTTCATCTAAAATCGCAGATGTCCTCAGATGATGATATTGTGGTTGCCAGAATAAATGATATTTTTCATTATGTCTGCAGTATTTGGCTTTGCTTCCTGTGAAATATACATGTCATTACACTGGTCTACTGTGAATATTCTCTCAGAGATTACTTAAATTGATTGAATTATGGAACTCCAGAGTGTTCACAACCttaaacattaaattaaatgtttgGCAATCTATTTATTTTGGCTCATCAGCCAGATAAATATATGtgaatatatactgtatactacGCATTATGATTATAAACTATGATACACTATTAATTGGCAGTGGTTGTTTTTATATAGAATATTGAAATAATCCCAGTGCAACACAAAGGGTGATGCACTGGGATTTCTGCTTAGTTTTAACGTCATGGAAAGTTAAGCGGAGCAATATGGCGTGGTCCCTAGACACTTGTGAGTGAAAGCCTTATGGGTACCACATACTTTCAGTTATCTGTACTCCACAAACAACCAGCCCAGGGACCTTTTATATCTGTATCCATCTTCACAGTCTCTCTGCTGCGCCACGGGGGAATCAGCCCGGACTTCATAAACCCTGCTTGAGGGACACCAGCTATATGACCCCtgggacactgtgtgtgtgtgtgtgtgtgtgtgtgtgtgtgtgtgtgtgtgggggggggggggtcatctgtaaaaaaaaatgtcagtTGCAACTGAAGAAGAAACATTTAGCAAGACTTCCTGTTCTTTAGAGGCAGAAGCACGCAGACCCGTGTGGGATTCAGGCTTTTTCTTCTGCCAAAAAAAGTTTAGCTTTAAGAAGATTCAATTGAAGAATTCAATCAACGATTTAGCGGTTATTGTTTAAACAGAAACACTCCCTTTTGTCCCATGGGTGGTAGCCCAAAAAATACCATACTGAATAAGAACATAAAGTGAGAAGCTTGAACACTAACATAATAGAACATCTCGCGTGCGTCATAAGTGAATAGTACAAGCCAGTCTCCGGGGAGCTGTAGAAGAACTGTGTAAAAAGGTATCCGCCTCTCTCACAGGTCGTTAGCGCCTCCAGATCGCAGCGGCTTGCATCTCGCGGCTTGTCACAGAAGTGGCAGTAGTTCTTTACTCCTAAGGCAGAATGTTATCCGATAGGAAGGTGTCTTACTCTACAACCCAACCCTCTTCCCGTTGATGATTTCGTGGCCTCTTGGGCACAAGCCTCAGTCTGCTATAGCTGTATATTACCAACCAGTAATAGCCACCATGTGTTGGACTGGTGGATGTCCAACATGGTTGTGCTACTGCTGAGCTCCTAATTCTCCTGCCGCTGCCAGACCACGCATTGAGGATGTTGGGCTGGAAAAAAAGAACAGGACCACCCCATCCCCATGAACCTTGACCCCTGCCCCCCGACCTGAATTTTCCACTGAGAAACGACTCAGTTTTCTTGCAAGGAGTGTTGGTATTCTGGCCATCTTCCCAGAATGCACCTCAATGTCCGGACCATCTAATAAACACAGCAAATCAACACCAACTGTTATGTAAGCACGCCCAGGCTCTGGACACaggatatactgtatgtgtatacATACATGCTCGatagtgtgcgtgtgagtgtgtgtgtgtgtgtgtgtgtgtgtgtgtgtgtgtgtgtgtgtgtgtgtgtgtgtgtgtgtgtgtgtgtgtgtgtgtgtgtgtgtgtgtgtgtgtgtgtgtgtgtgtgtgtgtgtgtgtgtgtgtaagtttgtgtgtatgtgtgttccctGTTCCCATGTCATTAAGATGTGATAAATCTGGGGTTGGCTAGTTCTCAGCCTAGCTTTGACTTGTAATGTGACAAAACATTTAGATTTTAATGCCGTTGTGTTTATTTAATCTGAAAAATGGGCTTCCTTTCGGAATGACATTATTGTTTCATTCTGTGTGTAAATTGCTTGCCTAATACGTGCGTATAGTTTTAAGTCTGAAAATTTTTCACCACTATAATACCATGTACGATGCCAAGCAACTCAATACATTCACTTGctctttaaatatattaaaaggtCCCAGTGAGATCAAGTGAAACGGGACTTTTATCCTCACTCGGCCCGAAAACTGTTCATCAGATGGCCGCGCAGAAGGACACCTTTGAAATGAtcctaaacaaacaaaaagttaAGCAATTTGTGTTCATTCAGGGCGAAAGTAAACATTCAGTCTCACCATCCACACTGTGGTCAGGTTGTACAGCATGGACAATCCCTTTCACTTACCACATGCATTGTTCTTAATCTGTGTTGCTTCATTATTGATCCTGTGCAAAAAGTCTGATTATCCTTCTGAagtgatagaggacagaggaATACGGGTCAAACAAACACGAGAAGAATTCAGAAGAGAAAGTGTCTGACAAGGAAGGCAGAATCAAaggacaaaagaaagaaagataaagcTCTCTGCTATAATGCAAGAATGTGGGAGTTTGGTATTAAGTTCATTTGTGGTCTTCCATTTTAGTTTTTACTTGGCTAACAACATGAGCCCCTGAATGTTCTGGATCGTTGCACTGTCATAATTAATCTCCCGGAcagggccatgtgtgtgtgcatgtgtgtgcgtgtgtgtgtgtgtgagagtgtgtgcatgtgcgtgcctgtgtgtgtgtgtgtgtgtgtgagagagtgagtgcgtgtgcgtgtctgtgtgtgtcagtgtgtgtgtgtgtgtgtgtgtttgtgttcccatctgtgtgagtgcgtccacatgctttttttttacaactgtGCATGCCCAGCATGCCAATGTAGAAACACAATTGTAGAGCACTTCCCTAGTTTACATAGCATGAATAATGAGGGATTTATCTGTGTTTTGCAACTCTTAAGAAACATTCCTCGACTCCTGGATTTAGCCCAAGGAGTCGCAACTTTATTTCACAAATAGAACCGCTGAGAGTTTGATACGAATCCCTCAGCTCAGACTGGTAAGTGGAGCAATGACATGTGTAGCTAACTAGCTTCCCTGTGTACACCAGCCACTGAGCGATCTAATGACTTAATCTGCTCTTCATCAATCTTCCTCTCCACCGGCATTCCCATGGCAATTAAACCCGTCCTGATAGCTACTCGATGGGCCAGAAGGATTGCGCTCAGAACAAACACAACACGTCTCAGAGACGCTCCACGCAGTCTGTTCGAACGCAACGACCACACCGATGGTGCATTGACGTGGGTTTGGGGTTttaagggtgtgtttgtgtgagtgtgtgagtgggtgggtgtttgtatAAGTGCACCAACATGCgctcatgtaaacacacacacacacacacacacacacacacacacacacacacacacacacacacacacacacacacacacacacacacacacacacacacacacacacacacacacacacacacacacacacacacacacacacacacacacacacacacacacacacacacactcacacacacacatacagtcacacacacacacacacacacacacacacacacacacacacaccgcattaTTGATCAAAGCGGGTCATGATGTAATCACTCTCAGGGCCGTGTGCATCTCGTTTATTATCTCCTAGCGGAAGCTTTAATGAAAAACCACTGGAGGGAAactcctctcccacctctctctcctctg
The DNA window shown above is from Gadus chalcogrammus isolate NIFS_2021 chromosome 10, NIFS_Gcha_1.0, whole genome shotgun sequence and carries:
- the apool gene encoding MICOS complex subunit MIC27 isoform X2; this translates as MAAKVVMVAVPTVLGLASLRVYSVTEPPAGGLASRELPIYTPLPSTQYRFVEAKPGVLESGLTYVRESLLPVVHSAQVVCVSVKTRSIQAYQTAGDVYYYLRDPPPGFLPRLGTITTVGMLGMILARKGSRFKRLAVPLGMMGAGAAVCYPAQTVALLKVSSRKVYAAGMWSSASVSALFASKPKEAVADTVVASAPQRQSDAGPALGAPLAEEPPASDASSSISDKAPPTPSESAPTPGATSAEPEPRPPSPVSEEAPPTAPQGAPAEAGAESDAVETSTVGEEPIVLEQPALLEEPVAVQEEPLVVEEPAVLEVPIVVEEPAVVEEPIVTEEPAVVEEPIVTEEPAVVEEPIVTEEPLVLQEPATQEEPIIKEEPALLEEPICIEEPAVLQEPAVLEGPIVIEEPIVLEEPIVIEEPAVVSEALVQEEPIVLEEPIVLEEPAVLQEPAVPEEPIVPAEPIVLEELAVLEIVKDAAETPGDSAPEAERPPGTPPTGGSGFKANPALMDFGQSSPEDEDLYSTRT
- the apool gene encoding MICOS complex subunit MIC27 isoform X1, translating into MAAKVVMVAVPTVLGLASLRVYSVTEPPAGGLASRELPIYTPLPSTQYRFVEAKPGVLESGLTYVRESLLPVVHSAQVVCVSVKTRSIQAYQTAGDVYYYLRDPPPGFLPRLGTITTVGMLGMILARKGSRFKRLAVPLGMMGAGAAVCYPAQTVALLKVSSRKVYAAGMWSSASVSALFASKPKEAVADTVVASAPQRQSDAGPALGAPLAEEPPASDASSSISDKAPPTPSESAPTPGATSAEPEPRPPSPVSEEAPPTAPQGAPAEAGAESDAVETSTVGEEPIVLEQPALLEEPVAVQEEPLVVEEPAVLEVPIVVEEPAVVEEPIVTEEPAVVEEPIVTEEPAVVEEPIVTEEPLVLQEPATQEEPIIKEEPALLEEPICIEEPAVLQEPAVLEGPIVIEEPIVLEEPIVIEEPAVVSEALVQEEPIVLEEPIVLEEPAVLQEPAVPEEPIVPAEPIVLEELAVLEIVKDAAETPGDSAPEAERPPGTPPTAGGSGFKANPALMDFGQSSPEDEDLYSTRT